The Theobroma cacao cultivar B97-61/B2 chromosome 1, Criollo_cocoa_genome_V2, whole genome shotgun sequence genome contains the following window.
TCACAGCAGTCAACAATAAAGAGGAATCTATTTACCTTTACCAGATATGACTTCCTTCTCTGTCCTCCACCTCAAACCAATCTATAACATCAAAAAGGGGAATatcttaaaaatgaaaataacttAAAGTGTAACAAATTCCTCAGAGAAAAAACAAGCATCCAAAGCAGATAAATATACACTCCTATGATTATAACAAAGAATAAAAGATATAGAAGAGAACATAATTGTGGTTGTGGATATGTTTTTCTCACATTTCAGCAACAGATTGTCCTTGTCACTATTGAAAATGAATATAGAGCTAAACCCAAACCAGAGACAGCTTCCCTCTTTCTCAGGTTGGTTACAATTTATACTCAGAATTAGAGCTAAatatacattatataaaatgcTGAAAGCAttatacttgaaaattttttccatAGAATAAATAAGGGTACAAAACAACTATCATGAATAGACAAGTTAATTAAAACatcagacaaattaaaatcataagtAACCACATACCTTACCACTCCTATATTGTGACATGTCAGCTATGCAGTATCTTAAATGAGCTTAAGggaacaaataaaaaatcacaaaTAATTTTCACCTAATTAAAGCTGCAGCAAACTACTTTAAGAAAAGGGCCTAATTAATATGTTAATGCATCAACTTGTGGTCTAAATTTCTATAGAAACCAAAGTGATGTATGAAATCTTTTGTTCTTCATCGAATAGGCCTACCATTGCCAATGACCCAACTTCCAAATTGAGCTTTTACTAAGAATAGCAAAGGATACTCTTTGAAAAGCTTATCATAGTAACGCTTCACCAGTCTCTGCTCCCAGGATGGGTTCATATCATCTTCCTCTGTACGTATGAACCTTCattaattgtaaaatttagaaagagaaaaacaatttaGTACCAGATAAAGTTAAGTCCCAGGTTTGAACATAGAGCTTTATCAAAACACGCATACCGATATCCCTCCCTCAGGGTATCATGATCAGTTTTAACTGGCAACTTTACATCtgtagatttttcttttccatagAAGTCAACTGCAAAAGAATAAGCAAAAGCAAACATAAGACATAcccaaaaacacaaaaagaaaaaaaatctatcaCCACAATGCACCTGACATGCACCCTCATACtagttttaagaaagaaaataaattgtcTGGCTGACTGTAGCCTCCTTCCTTTCTTAAAAGAGAAGACTGTTCAtcatccatttgttttagGACACAAGGATGTAACAAATATAGTGCTTCGTATTTGCATAATTCCTTCATGTCCATTTTTTCAACTAACCAAGCAATACATACCTCGAACAATATTATATATAGTTGACACTTAAATCTCAAAGTGTTGGCTCTCAGAAAAAGATATAATATCACATCTCAACAACATTTAACCTAAGTTCTTCTattttaaataagtaaatCTTCAGGTGAGTGTAGCCCCCTTCCTTTCTCAAAGGACAGGGTTGTTGATCACCTATTTGCTTTTGGACACCAGGATTAAACAAATACGGGGCTCAGCATTTGCACAGAGATTCCTCACGTCCAATTTAGCTAACAAATAAAGGAAATGAATTATCCAAATTTGACGACCAACACAAATCCAAGAATGTTTCTACCGAAACAATTAGAACATGCCAATCAGAAAATCCAAACATTTTCTACATCAAGAAATAAAAGCATTAAGCGCAACAAAGATACAATTAACGAACTTACCGTAATCGTTCAAGAATTTCTTGTGGCGATCGTAGGCGTTAAGGCCGCGAATGTGAGCTTGGTACTGCctgaaatttcaatttaaaaaaaaataaaataaatttgtgtTGCATCGGATTCAACCGGAGCAATAAAATAATTGGGTATAGACGAGACGAAActgttttttctcttctctatCGAATATTGCAGATTTGAGGGACCGGAACGACGCCATGTTGATGATTCTGAGTTTCAAACGCAGAAACCCTAAATAGTTTCGCTGTTTCCACTGGCTGTGGCTAACCAACGGCAcgaaaaagattaaaaaactCCCGCTCGCCGGGTTACTTTTCTTCGTGTACCTTTCCCTCGTTATATTTTCACCCGCGGAAACCGAAAATTTTGACTACGCGACCGCTGCtgggtgaaaaaaaaagtactttatttgtcaaataattaaaatttcgataaacattaactaaaattaaacgTTTTACTAATTAACATAATTAAGTGATTTATCAACTAACGctgtttaaataattaaattgcaATTTATTCTGTCACTTGAATAAGTGGAATATTTTCCGCATCATTATGATTTAAGTCACAAGCTTAACTCCCTCCAACGTCCAAGTACCATCGAGGAACATGTGTTagttcttttatttattttacgtCTCCTTGACTCAGCTACGGCACGCTAAATACAAGGCCCCGCTGGGACCCCCAACAAACTGGATCCCATACCAAAGCTAAAATAATTAGTGCCAACGGCATGTCGGTTGGATCAAATTAAACTCCCATGAACATGTATTTCTATGTGATCAGCAGTAGTACTAGTAGTAGTttatcatgtgatttgagtTACAAAACTGtatgatttaaattataattataaatgcgttataaaaattgaaagaataataataaactatATGatgttttattaaaaatcatttaatttgatccaaattcaatttttaagaataaaattcaCGCACAAACATACGTACggatcttatttttttatcatacttattaattagttacaattcatgaaaataatcatttaaagTATTTAATCATACTTTTCACATCATATATTTCACATATTCAAGTAAATTAACAATAGATTAATATCTATAATCTTACAAGATGTTAACAAATGCTTACAAATGCGAACAAAtattatacttaaaaaaagatataattaatatatgtatttgaatactaaataaaattgttttctaaaataaatgttttttgCTAGACATCcattaactaaattaaatcttaatgGAGAGTTTTTTAGTTCGAGTATTGAAGTAAAAAAGCATTTTTCCCTAATACACAAgctgcttttattttttttttaaaggaaaaaaaagatatcatttatgtaaaaaaattatgataaaatggagTAAATCAAACGGCTTGGAAGCTGATATTTTAGCTTTGTCCGGACAGAACAGCAACAGAGTCAGCATACAAGTATTTGACTACCAGCTATTTTTTATACCCCAACGTGGCACGGTTTTGTTGGTAAAATCAACCCTGGTCAAAATCCCAAAGTACCAGAATCTACAGCTTCTGAGTTTAACTGCGAAAAAAACAGCAAAAACAAAGCCACCGtctgtaaatttttttgtcgGGTTCTGTAAAGTAACCGCGCTCCAGCTGGTCGCATCTTACTACGGTCCGACATTCAGACCACAACAAacgaaaaaacaaaaaaaaagaaagaaagaagaggtttattatatttaatattttggatatttttaattttaatagagaacaaataaatataataaaataagcaaGGAAATGATTGGGTGTAAATGATCTGTTAGCCAGGCTTCTTTCATTCAGTAATCAGTTAATGTGTCTAAAATTCTTAGAGTCTAACCCCTCCAGCACTGTCGGTGGAGTTCTCCTTGAGCGTATAAGGAGCTCTCGTGGTTGCTCTGTCGCTTTCGTCTCTCGTAAGAAATTTCCCTGCTTACAGCTATTATTTAGATAGAGAATCAAAGGCCCTTTAgttatttcatttattatttctgtatatatattcttagagagagagagagagagagagagtgagcTGTTTCTTTGCATTGCTCGCCGATTTCCCTGTcctttcattttcaaggttCGTAGATCAGTTTTCACCCTCAGGTTTCCCTTTCTCTCGTGTGTTTTCCTGCAAGATCTGATGTAGATTTGGTCTCATTTTGCCAGAGATTGAAGCGATTGCTTCGTTTTTGAGTCTCGTTTCAGATTTTAAGCGTCAACACTCTTTTCTTCTGTTGTTTTCTGAGGTCAATGTTGATAAGAGATAGTTTTAGCTTTGGATAAAAacttttcttggttttttcACGGATTTGTTTgggaattttgaaattttctatGGTTGATTTGTAGTGCATTTCTCATCAGAAGATTTTTGctctaaattttaaaattggagTGCTCAACTCTCCTTATATTTTGTCTTATTTCGCATCGAAACTTTCAGAATTTGGTTTGTTTTTGTGAACGCTTTGAGCTGAAACTTGCCTGCATGTGTTGAAATTTTCTGTTAAAAGAAGTTTGGATTGAACCTGTCAATTACTTTGTTTACTTACTGAGAACACTTAGCAGTCGAATTGATTGAGTGAATTAGGTGGCATTTTTGGACTACATTAGAAGAAAATCTAAATCGTGGAATCgctaaaataaaatacttcaaattttattacaaTTTATTATAGTAATTTCTCTTTTACAGAAGTAGTTTCTGAGGCATTGAGAATGGTAATGATCTGTTTCTCATTatctaatttctttttccagaTTTGGGCTCAAAAACCTACTCTTGAAGTGGAGGATTAATTGAAGTTAATTGTTACTTGCATTTGTGATAAAGGCATGCACATATCTTGTTGATATCTATACAACCATTTGTATCCATTGTTCACAACTGAAGAAAGAAGCAGGTGACGATGGAATCAGAAGGAGACGTCGGGGTATGTattgaaagaaatatttaGAGTTGTCCCTGATTTGTAGTTTGCTTCATTTGATTAGAAAATTGGggataaaagaaaagtaaaccACTTATGggttcttcatttttttattttgtttccaCTTCATTAGAAAATTGTACCAAAATAAAGCTAAGTACCTGCTAGAGGTCCATTGGAGTAAAACTTGTTGGTTTTTAGGTtccataataaaaaaaagaattcaagTTTACTTTGTTTGCAATTAAGTTATTCAgtttattatgaaattacaTCCTAGTTATCACTGCTCACTTTGTTTTCTCTGTACTTTGATTTGTGTTCTTAGTTACAGTTGGGCGTGTCTGTTAGGTTTAGATGTTTTTACTTCGATTATGAAAGTTGTCCTTCTGTATTGCTAAATATGTGACTTGGTAATCTTTGATTGACCAGGGCAAGCCCATGAAGAATCTGGGTGGCCAGGTGTGCCAAATCTGTGGTGATAATGTTGGGAAAAATGCGGATGGTGATCCATTCATTGCTTGCAATGTATGTGCATTTCCTGTCTGTAGGCCTTGCTATGAATATGAGAGGAAGGATGGGAATCAGTCTTGCCCTCAATGCAAAACAAGATACAAGAGGCACAAAGGTGCTTCGAACATTAATGTCTCACTAGATATTCACATGGTTTTCAAAAGTTTCAcatatatattacatttttgagattttttgcTGTCATTTAGGAGTTGTTTATTAACACAGAGTATAGAATACATTTTCATGTTATTGTACTCAATTACCTTTCAATATAATTatcaataattttccaattatatTTCTCACTCATTGTTTCACTGGTTCCAGGTAGTCCTGCTATTCTTGGAGACAGACAAGAGGATGGTGATGCTGATGATGGTGTTAGTGATTTCAATTACTCATCAGAAAACCAAAACCAGAAGCAGAAAATTGCAGAAAGAATGTTGAGCTGGCATGCAACATATGGTAGAGGGGAGGATGTTGGTGCTCCAAATTATGATAAGGAGGTTTCTCATAACCATATTCCCTTGCTCACCAATGGGCAGGAGGTAAGTCTATAAGCTGTCTATAAGCCATTGACTTGCCATATAATTGATCATGCATGGAATGATGGATTGGAATTTTGCTTTTCGCACTCACATTGTAGGTTTCTGGTGAGTTGTCTGCTGCATCACCTGAGCGGCTTTCTATGGCATCTCCTGGAGTTGCTGGTGGAAAACGTATGCaaccttttccttttattgCTGATATCAATCAATTGcacaaattgaaatttatcgTTCATAATAGGTTCTTATGCctaattgattttaatattgaaattgCCTTGCAGCTAATATCAGGGTTGTGGATCCAGTGAGAGAGTTTGGTTCGCCAGGGTTAGGCAATGTAGCGTGGAAGGAGAGAGTTGACGGCTGGAAGATGAAGCAGGAGAAAAATGTTGTTCCTTTGAGTACAGGCCAGGCTACTTCTGAAAGGGGCGCTGGAGATATTGATGCCAGCACTGACGTGCTTGTGGATGACTCTTTACTGTGCGTTCCCATCTGATTAAATTCTAGAACTTTTATGAGGTTATTTGGTTCTTGTTAGTAGTCCACGGCAAGTTAAAAAACTTTTAGAATCCCAATCATacttctccaatcctttgtcTAGGATGTTTCTAAATCCTGCAATGAAGAATATTTTCTGAACTAGGAAAACCTGGATATTAGTAACCATTGTGAACTTCCTGGTGTATGGGAGCTGAACCTGCTACAAATCTGTCTTCCCTAAGTTTAATTATCAATAGCCTTCTTAATTTGCAGGAATGATGAAGCTCGGCAGCCTCTATCAAGGAAGGTTTCGATTCCCTCATCTAAAATAAACCCTTATCGGATGGTCATCATTCTGCGGCTTATTATTCTATGCATTTTCTTGCACTATCGAATAACGAACCCTGTTCCAAATGCCTATGCTCTGTGGTTGATATCTGTGATATGTGAGATTTGGTTTGCAATATCCTGGATATTGGATCAATTCCCTAAATGGCTTCCTGTTAACCGTGAAACGTATCTTGATAGGCTTGCCTTAAGGTAGGCTGTTTCTTCTTGCCTATCTCATGAATCCttgttaatatattttaagcaGTTGCGTTGTTTCAGTCCCTTTGTctaattcttgtttttgtgatttaattTCCTTGTCTGTATAACAGATACGATCGTGAAGGAGAACCATCACAATTGGCTGCTGTTGACATTTTTGTGAGTACTGTCGACCCATTAAAGGAGCCTCCACTCGTGACAGCCAACACTGTGCTATCCATTCTTGCAGTTGACTACCCAGTTGATAAGGTCTCCTGCTATGTTTCTGATGATGGTGCTGCTATGTTAACATTTGAAGCACTCTCTGAGACATCAGAGTTTGCCAGGAAATGGGTACCTTTCTGCAAGAAATATAACATTGAGCCTCGGGCTCCAGAATGGTATTTTGCACTGAAGATTGACTACCTGAAGGACAAAGTTCAAACATCATTCGTTAAAGAACGTAGAGCTATGAAGGTAAGGGTTAGCCTGGTTGGTACTTGGTTGTCTTATTGCTCCATATTCATATTTTCCTCATGTCACTTCTTTGTTTCTATTGCAGAGAGAATATGAAGAATTCAAGGTTCGAATTAATGGGCTTGTTGCAAAGGCACAGAAAGTTCCTGAAGAAGGATGGATTATGCAGGATGGTACACCATGGCCTGGTAATAACACCAGAGACCATCCAGGAATGATCCAGGTAGGACTATTTTTGCATTCATAGATGCGCTATTCATGCATTTGCTCTAATCAGGATGGTGTATGTTCTTGTTTTCTAGTTTATTAATATACACACTCAAAGGTAGACTGGAAAAACTCCACAAATGGTTTTGTGTGTTTGCCACATGTCCATTTAATGGCATATAAGGAAGTTAATATTAATGGACACATGAGTGAAAAACAACTCTGCTTCTGTGTTTTTCCACTCCATTCACAGTGTATTGGATAATCATTCTGTTATCTACATGGtaatcattattttgaatcaGTTTTATTTGATTCCCAGAGTTACAAGTAATTTGCATCCATTATTAATGTCACTAAGGTTTTGTAAAATTTGTAGGTTTTCTTAGGCCAGAGTGGGGGCCTTGATGCTGAGGGCAATGAGCTGCCAAGGTTAGTTTATGTTTCTCGTGAAAAGCGTCCAGGGTTCCAACACCACAAGAAAGCTGGTGCTATGAATGCGCTTGTAAGTGGATTCCTAAATTTCACCTTATTTGTACTTTTTGTTGTCTATCTTATCTCAACCTAGCTGTCATTGACTCTTTCTTGCAGGTTCGAGTGTCAGCAGTCCTTACTAATGGACCTTTCTTGTTGAATCTTGATTGTGATCACTACATAAATAATAGCAAGGCCTTAAGGGAAGCTATGTGTTTTCTGATGGATCCAAACCTTGGGAAGAATGTTTGTTATGTTCAATTTCCACAAAGGTTTGATGGTATTGATCGGAATGATCGATATGCCAACAGAAATACTGTATTTTTTGATGTAAGCTCCATATCTTTTACAAAGCAAAATATTTGCACTTCTGTTAATGATGTTACTGATTGGTTTTTAGTTTTTACAGTTATGTAGAATGTCTGGTCTGTATCAGTTTTTTTATTGAACATTCTGTTCTATAGAATTCTTTTTGACACATCTTCTATACTTTGTCAAATTCCAGATAAACTTGAGGGGTCTGGATGGCGTTCAAGGACCTGTTTATGTCGGTACGGGATGTGTCTTCAATAGAACCGCATTGTATGGATATGAACCTCCACTTAAGCCCAAGCATAGAAAATTGGGGGTGCTGTCTTCACTCTGTGGAGGTTCCCGTAAGAAGAGTTCAGAATCAAGTAAAAAGGGATCGGACAAGAAGAAATCTGGCAAGCATGTTGATCCTACTGTGCCAATATTCAGTCTAGAGGATATAGAAGAGGGTGTAGAAGGTAAACTATATGCTTTCTTGTCTTTTGGTTTTAGTGGTAAATATTAGTTAAATGCCTTTTTTGGCCTGATGAGGAAAAGTCTCTTCCATGTCTTCCCTTGTGCATTTGTGAAATCAGGTGCTGGGTTTGATGATGAAAAGTCACTACTAATGTCACAAATGAGTCTGGAGAAACGTTTTGGTCAATCTGCTGTTTTTGTTGCCTCTACACTTATGGAGAATGGTGGTGTCCCTCAGTCTGCAACACCAGAAACACTTCTTAAGGAAGCAATTCATGTTATTAGCTGTGGATACGAGGACAAAACAGACTGGGGAAGTGAGGTAAGTTGCTCTC
Protein-coding sequences here:
- the LOC18614624 gene encoding protein FRA10AC1, translated to MASFRSLKSAIFDREEKKQQYQAHIRGLNAYDRHKKFLNDYVDFYGKEKSTDVKLPVKTDHDTLREGYRFIRTEEDDMNPSWEQRLVKRYYDKLFKEYCIADMSQYRSGKIGLRWRTEKEVISGKGQFICGNKHCNEKEDLASYEVNFSYFEAGENKQALVKLVTCERCAEKLHYKKRKEKEELDRKQKKEYKRKRDLSKDKDNTDEECERSKGKKKGIRASSSAVNHESDDDNEDFDRFLEGMFP
- the LOC18614625 gene encoding cellulose synthase A catalytic subunit 3 [UDP-forming]; translation: MESEGDVGGKPMKNLGGQVCQICGDNVGKNADGDPFIACNVCAFPVCRPCYEYERKDGNQSCPQCKTRYKRHKGSPAILGDRQEDGDADDGVSDFNYSSENQNQKQKIAERMLSWHATYGRGEDVGAPNYDKEVSHNHIPLLTNGQEVSGELSAASPERLSMASPGVAGGKPNIRVVDPVREFGSPGLGNVAWKERVDGWKMKQEKNVVPLSTGQATSERGAGDIDASTDVLVDDSLLNDEARQPLSRKVSIPSSKINPYRMVIILRLIILCIFLHYRITNPVPNAYALWLISVICEIWFAISWILDQFPKWLPVNRETYLDRLALRYDREGEPSQLAAVDIFVSTVDPLKEPPLVTANTVLSILAVDYPVDKVSCYVSDDGAAMLTFEALSETSEFARKWVPFCKKYNIEPRAPEWYFALKIDYLKDKVQTSFVKERRAMKREYEEFKVRINGLVAKAQKVPEEGWIMQDGTPWPGNNTRDHPGMIQVFLGQSGGLDAEGNELPRLVYVSREKRPGFQHHKKAGAMNALVRVSAVLTNGPFLLNLDCDHYINNSKALREAMCFLMDPNLGKNVCYVQFPQRFDGIDRNDRYANRNTVFFDINLRGLDGVQGPVYVGTGCVFNRTALYGYEPPLKPKHRKLGVLSSLCGGSRKKSSESSKKGSDKKKSGKHVDPTVPIFSLEDIEEGVEGAGFDDEKSLLMSQMSLEKRFGQSAVFVASTLMENGGVPQSATPETLLKEAIHVISCGYEDKTDWGSEIGWIYGSVTEDILTGFKMHARGWRSIYCMPKRPAFKGSAPINLSDRLNQVLRWALGSVEILFSRHCPLWYGYGGRLKWLERFAYVNTTIYPVTAIPLVMYCTLPAVCLLTNKFIIPQISNIASIWFISLFLSIFATGILEMRWSGVGIDEWWRNEQFWVIGGVSSHLFAVFQGLLKVLAGIDTNFTVTSKASDEDGDFAELYLFKWTTLLIPPTTLLIINLVGVVAGISYAINSGYQSWGPLFGKLFFAFWVIIHLYPFLKGLMGRQNRTPTIVVVWSILLASIFSLLWVRIDPFTTRVTGPDVEVCGINC